A region from the Stygiolobus caldivivus genome encodes:
- a CDS encoding FAD-dependent oxidoreductase: protein MKVLIVGRGIAGSSLYYLFKENGSKVHVVESGFRRFYPTLIHSLLLKGRDIDLALESLSFYASHKIPLFLYPSYTIGKIPPEVIDKWISMGFNIEEKYVPWLGQDAIIGHNTDRLVGVKKLIDSVPYIKGQISIDSQYRVLLDGEEISNKYDLIIVASGAWNSFTVKSTLPLRSYYCWAWAVLTPKRVLDKVFIYDYELGFYSRPLFGIGSFFSIVGDGDTIECSPFSPQLGDKRAVKEASKRLGPLIPIYKGDGYCEGTPDMKPVYGQISEKIYYIGGLNGYGAEVGPGLAKLLFNFIVKGEEDKEYSASRFHGVSDFRIGKEPHEF, encoded by the coding sequence GTGAAAGTACTTATAGTTGGTAGAGGAATAGCAGGCAGTTCTCTTTATTACTTATTTAAAGAGAACGGGTCTAAAGTCCATGTAGTTGAATCAGGTTTTAGGAGATTCTATCCTACCTTGATACATTCACTCTTACTTAAGGGGAGGGACATAGACCTAGCACTGGAATCCCTGAGTTTCTACGCTTCCCATAAAATCCCATTATTTTTATATCCGTCCTATACTATAGGTAAAATTCCTCCTGAGGTAATAGACAAATGGATAAGTATGGGGTTTAACATAGAAGAAAAATACGTCCCTTGGCTAGGTCAAGATGCGATAATAGGACATAACACGGACAGGCTCGTAGGAGTTAAGAAATTAATAGACTCAGTCCCGTACATAAAAGGGCAAATAAGCATAGATAGCCAATATAGGGTACTCCTCGACGGAGAGGAAATAAGTAACAAATACGACCTCATAATTGTAGCTAGCGGAGCATGGAATTCATTCACGGTAAAAAGTACGTTGCCTTTAAGGAGTTATTATTGTTGGGCGTGGGCTGTCCTAACACCTAAACGAGTCCTTGACAAAGTTTTCATTTATGACTATGAATTAGGTTTCTACTCAAGGCCACTCTTCGGGATAGGGTCGTTTTTCAGCATAGTGGGGGACGGAGATACTATTGAGTGCTCGCCTTTTTCTCCCCAGTTAGGGGATAAGCGGGCAGTGAAAGAAGCGTCGAAAAGGCTAGGTCCGTTAATACCTATTTATAAGGGAGATGGTTACTGTGAAGGTACTCCCGATATGAAGCCCGTATACGGTCAAATAAGTGAAAAAATATACTACATAGGCGGGTTAAATGGTTATGGTGCTGAAGTAGGACCAGGGTTAGCTAAACTCCTTTTTAACTTTATAGTTAAGGGAGAGGAAGATAAGGAGTATTCGGCTTCCAGATTTCACGGGGTAAGTGATTTTAGGATAGGTAAAGAGCCCCATGAGTTCTAG
- a CDS encoding MogA/MoaB family molybdenum cofactor biosynthesis protein, with the protein MHSHEKHREHAPRQINFYVITVSTSRYEKYSRREPVIDESGDTIKQLIIEGGYSVVGYSLVPDNKIKILRAFAEALDDPKVDVIVSTGGTGYTPSDQTVETIRPLFDREIEGFSDVFRNVSYDDQKVRAAAYLTKASAGIIEKKIIYLLPGSPDAVKLAMKELILPEVGHLIYLVRS; encoded by the coding sequence GTGCACTCACATGAGAAGCACAGAGAACACGCACCGAGGCAGATTAACTTTTACGTGATAACGGTCAGCACTTCGAGGTATGAAAAGTACTCGAGAAGGGAACCCGTAATAGATGAATCTGGAGATACCATTAAGCAATTAATTATTGAGGGCGGATATTCTGTGGTAGGTTACTCGCTAGTACCAGATAATAAAATAAAGATACTCAGGGCTTTTGCTGAGGCACTAGACGACCCCAAGGTAGATGTAATAGTGTCCACAGGTGGGACTGGATATACCCCCTCAGACCAGACTGTAGAAACTATAAGGCCCCTATTTGACAGAGAAATTGAAGGTTTTTCTGACGTGTTTAGAAATGTAAGCTATGATGACCAGAAAGTACGTGCAGCGGCTTATCTTACAAAAGCCAGTGCAGGTATAATAGAAAAGAAAATAATATACTTATTACCTGGATCACCAGACGCAGTTAAACTAGCAATGAAAGAACTTATATTACCAGAAGTAGGACATTTAATATACTTAGTTAGGAGCTAA
- a CDS encoding phosphatidate cytidylyltransferase, with translation MLITIGDIVWGVVLTIWVAIVTLYISKVISKMTTPYVARKVIHMLGGGVVAILAPYVFTSPLVPIVASYVLMMYLILHRAKKNYLNWFQDENNRGEVYYAFSFGTLLLIMDILDGNYWETRNIFIPLLPIYYMSFGDGVTGIIRNYVYKRRVKGFWGSVGMAAISIPLGFYFFGIPGAISGVVATLSEVLPFIDDNIAVPFFSFTFLYLAIKVF, from the coding sequence ATGTTAATAACAATCGGAGATATCGTATGGGGGGTCGTACTTACCATTTGGGTAGCAATAGTGACACTTTACATTTCTAAGGTCATAAGTAAAATGACCACACCTTATGTTGCCAGAAAAGTAATTCACATGTTAGGAGGAGGAGTAGTAGCTATTTTAGCCCCATATGTCTTTACATCGCCTCTAGTCCCCATAGTAGCCTCGTATGTCTTAATGATGTACCTCATTTTGCATAGAGCCAAGAAAAATTACTTAAATTGGTTTCAGGACGAAAATAACCGTGGGGAAGTCTATTACGCGTTCTCGTTCGGGACGCTCCTCCTCATAATGGATATACTAGACGGTAACTACTGGGAGACGAGGAATATCTTTATACCGCTATTGCCCATATATTACATGTCTTTCGGGGACGGAGTGACCGGAATAATACGTAACTATGTGTATAAGAGGAGGGTCAAAGGTTTTTGGGGGAGCGTAGGGATGGCGGCGATCAGCATCCCCTTAGGTTTTTACTTTTTCGGTATACCGGGGGCAATATCGGGAGTTGTAGCGACTTTAAGTGAAGTATTACCCTTTATAGATGATAATATTGCAGTACCGTTCTTCTCGTTTACGTTTTTATACCTAGCTATAAAAGTGTTTTAA
- a CDS encoding AAA-associated domain-containing protein, producing the protein MVTSTYKVIHPDARVADLLGLLTTLHNTFDGKVDIYILEKELEVDMDELMPILYAANTMGFINLAEGDIIITDKGLDFIKANIKKRKELLRESIDRLEPFATAKELKAFTVEELLEKLEEKGITTYSSPTGYNDLEIILAEWGIYSGFLSKEGERYIVKTT; encoded by the coding sequence ATGGTTACAAGTACATATAAGGTTATTCACCCAGACGCTAGAGTGGCCGATCTATTGGGTTTGTTGACCACTTTACACAATACCTTCGACGGTAAGGTGGATATTTACATCCTAGAGAAGGAATTGGAAGTCGATATGGATGAATTAATGCCTATACTCTATGCTGCAAATACTATGGGGTTTATTAATCTAGCAGAAGGTGATATTATTATTACAGATAAAGGCCTTGATTTTATAAAGGCAAATATAAAGAAAAGGAAGGAACTATTAAGAGAGTCTATTGATAGACTAGAACCATTTGCTACAGCTAAAGAACTTAAGGCATTTACTGTAGAGGAACTCCTTGAAAAACTAGAGGAAAAAGGTATTACTACATACAGTAGTCCTACAGGCTATAATGACTTAGAAATAATATTAGCTGAGTGGGGTATATATTCCGGTTTCCTCTCTAAAGAAGGAGAGCGTTACATCGTCAAAACAACATAA
- a CDS encoding glycosyltransferase yields the protein MLDDIIAIFSILVSGWSVYNSFLAIYGFTWTPVKQKDYSGKSFSLLVPAKNEEKVLPRLLDRLVNQEYDKSKYEILVIEDGSTDKTYEVCKQYEEIYTQSFIKCIRLDRANVPNGKSRALNSALRLAKNEIIGIFDADTVPRLDVLNQASIWFDKEEVVAVQGKLIPINIKENIITRFASIEELFHEYSIAGRARLGLFVPLEGTCTFIRKETLEKIGGWNEFTLTEDLDLSISLISQGYQIKYDPTIIAWREVPSSLRWLIKQRLRWYRGHFEVSIKIPHGKRIDPRLIDGFLLIGTPLFMVLNLVNYSLVLIYSSSLFVLAAAFVSTASFISFISTISISRKHLIESYYSILSLIYMNFVVILNLTAIILEVMRTPRVWIKTERSGKITSEV from the coding sequence ATGCTAGATGACATTATTGCCATATTCAGTATCTTAGTTTCAGGTTGGAGCGTCTATAACTCATTTTTAGCAATATATGGTTTCACTTGGACCCCGGTGAAACAGAAAGATTATTCAGGTAAGTCCTTCTCTCTACTTGTCCCAGCTAAAAATGAGGAAAAAGTACTCCCCAGGCTATTGGACAGGCTAGTTAACCAAGAATATGACAAATCAAAATATGAAATTCTAGTAATAGAAGACGGTTCCACAGATAAGACATATGAAGTTTGCAAACAATACGAAGAAATATATACACAGTCCTTTATAAAGTGTATCAGACTAGACCGTGCCAATGTCCCTAATGGAAAAAGTAGGGCACTAAATTCCGCCTTAAGACTTGCTAAGAACGAGATAATAGGTATTTTTGATGCCGATACAGTCCCCCGGTTGGACGTACTTAACCAAGCGTCTATTTGGTTTGATAAAGAGGAAGTAGTTGCAGTTCAAGGAAAACTGATCCCGATAAACATAAAGGAAAATATAATTACGCGGTTCGCCAGTATAGAGGAACTTTTTCATGAGTATTCTATAGCAGGTAGGGCTAGATTAGGCTTGTTCGTCCCGCTAGAAGGTACTTGCACATTTATAAGGAAAGAAACTCTAGAAAAGATAGGAGGGTGGAACGAATTTACACTAACGGAGGACCTTGACTTAAGTATCTCCTTAATATCTCAAGGTTACCAGATCAAATACGACCCGACCATAATTGCATGGCGTGAAGTCCCATCGAGTTTAAGGTGGTTGATAAAACAGAGGCTTAGGTGGTACCGAGGGCACTTTGAAGTCAGTATAAAAATACCCCACGGAAAAAGGATAGACCCGAGGTTAATTGATGGGTTCCTGCTTATCGGTACTCCTTTATTTATGGTCTTGAACCTCGTCAACTACTCTCTAGTGCTCATATATTCGTCATCTTTATTTGTCTTAGCTGCAGCCTTTGTTTCAACTGCTTCTTTTATATCCTTTATATCAACTATATCTATATCTAGGAAACACCTGATTGAATCCTACTATTCTATACTATCACTTATATACATGAACTTCGTCGTAATTCTGAATCTAACCGCTATCATACTAGAAGTTATGAGGACTCCAAGAGTATGGATAAAAACCGAGAGGAGTGGGAAAATTACCTCGGAGGTGTAA
- a CDS encoding VIT1/CCC1 transporter family protein encodes MEEPVIHYTNEADTFRTRVFGIQDGLIGVGSIALGAAGYSQDPLLVLVTGLIASIGQAFSMGIGEYISTRVRMQIIQNEIKKENYEIEHYPEKEREELKQFYLEKGLPEEEAEEISNRLMKNKNIVLHEMLIHELKLFPDEFEDPVKLGLLMSIYLIIGSVIPLFPFMLSLFIKIPFSYSVITSVILITVTLGFFGSLASKYTGLSRSRGALEQIATGLLAMAGSYTGGLILAHFFPLTSLPL; translated from the coding sequence ATGGAAGAACCTGTAATACATTATACGAACGAGGCTGATACGTTTAGGACCAGAGTTTTCGGAATTCAGGACGGACTCATAGGAGTGGGTTCTATAGCGTTAGGTGCTGCGGGTTATTCCCAAGACCCCTTACTCGTACTAGTGACCGGTCTGATAGCTTCTATAGGACAAGCTTTTTCTATGGGAATCGGAGAGTATATATCTACTAGAGTCAGAATGCAAATTATACAGAATGAAATAAAAAAAGAAAACTATGAAATAGAACACTATCCAGAAAAAGAGAGGGAAGAACTGAAACAATTTTACCTTGAGAAAGGACTACCTGAGGAAGAAGCTGAGGAAATATCAAACAGACTAATGAAAAATAAAAACATAGTGCTACACGAAATGTTAATCCATGAGTTAAAGCTCTTTCCTGATGAGTTTGAAGATCCGGTAAAACTAGGCCTACTAATGTCTATTTACCTTATTATAGGCTCTGTAATACCCCTCTTTCCGTTCATGTTGTCACTATTTATAAAAATACCGTTTAGCTATTCGGTTATAACTTCTGTAATACTAATAACTGTCACATTAGGATTTTTCGGTTCCTTAGCGTCTAAATATACTGGGTTAAGCAGATCTAGGGGTGCTTTGGAACAAATAGCAACTGGGCTGTTAGCTATGGCTGGGAGTTATACAGGCGGTTTAATACTGGCCCATTTCTTCCCCCTTACGAGTCTCCCGCTGTAA
- a CDS encoding MBL fold metallo-hydrolase, translated as MEIIPLAFESLGVRSQATLVETKDIRILIDPAVSLAPRRYGLPPHQLEVDRLTELATKIYNTAKDVDVIVVTHYHYDHHDPGYVIPIDIYEKKVVFIKDPQNNINPSQKFRRAPRFLKSLKDKPKSIQNADGKEVKFGSTSIIFSTAVPHGADERLGYVVQVAINDKDGTVLFTSDIEGAPKEAHVNFINKVKPNYLIIDGPLSYLLGRALSKEELEVEIKNLESIVKNGLQYAIIDHHVLRDLNYANVLKPVKEVASSVGCKVITASEYLSIEPMILEARRRELFQKDNRPAKIPRNLAKLLTAGDS; from the coding sequence ATGGAGATTATACCACTAGCATTTGAAAGCCTGGGAGTACGGTCCCAGGCTACTCTTGTTGAGACTAAAGACATTAGAATTCTTATTGACCCAGCGGTCTCTTTAGCCCCGAGAAGATACGGGTTACCCCCACACCAACTGGAAGTAGACCGCTTAACTGAACTGGCTACTAAGATTTATAACACAGCTAAAGACGTTGACGTTATAGTAGTCACACATTACCACTACGATCACCATGACCCAGGTTATGTAATTCCCATAGATATTTACGAGAAAAAAGTAGTGTTTATAAAGGACCCGCAAAATAACATAAACCCTAGCCAGAAGTTCAGGCGAGCACCCCGGTTTTTGAAATCGTTAAAAGACAAGCCCAAGTCTATTCAAAACGCAGATGGGAAAGAAGTAAAGTTTGGCTCTACGTCGATTATTTTCTCTACTGCTGTTCCTCACGGTGCTGATGAGAGGCTCGGTTATGTAGTACAAGTTGCAATTAACGATAAAGATGGGACTGTGCTTTTTACCTCAGATATTGAAGGTGCGCCGAAGGAAGCCCATGTTAATTTTATAAATAAGGTTAAACCTAATTACCTAATTATAGATGGTCCTTTAAGTTATTTACTAGGTAGGGCGTTATCAAAAGAAGAACTTGAGGTAGAAATAAAGAACCTAGAAAGTATAGTCAAAAACGGCCTACAGTATGCAATTATTGACCACCACGTGTTACGGGACTTAAATTACGCAAACGTACTTAAACCGGTGAAAGAGGTAGCCAGTTCCGTAGGATGTAAGGTAATTACAGCTTCAGAGTACTTGTCCATAGAACCGATGATCTTGGAAGCCAGAAGAAGGGAACTGTTCCAAAAAGATAATAGACCTGCAAAAATACCTCGAAATTTAGCTAAACTCCTTACAGCGGGAGACTCGTAA
- the cas4 gene encoding CRISPR-associated protein Cas4, producing MIVEELFSSKLTEASTHVREENTFYVTDLVRCPLKLKFEEKYKDLQVAEQVKPATVLGDLVHAGLEKFLSDKFSAKIEVEGQKEVTVGQIAYKVKGRADAIIEKDKRIVIEIKTARADKGIPLEHHKQQLRIYLWLFDALEGILVYVTPDRVTEYLVADRVDDIEVIRLVEETIKAVKTPRYSWECSYCIFNVMCPSKRGK from the coding sequence ATGATAGTGGAAGAGCTTTTTAGCTCCAAACTGACTGAGGCATCTACACACGTTAGAGAAGAAAATACGTTTTACGTTACTGACTTAGTAAGGTGTCCACTAAAGTTGAAATTCGAAGAAAAATATAAAGATTTACAAGTGGCTGAGCAAGTAAAACCGGCAACCGTCCTAGGTGACTTAGTTCACGCTGGGTTAGAGAAATTTCTCAGTGATAAGTTTAGCGCTAAAATAGAAGTAGAGGGGCAGAAGGAGGTCACAGTGGGGCAAATAGCATATAAGGTAAAAGGGAGGGCAGACGCTATAATAGAGAAAGATAAAAGGATTGTGATAGAGATAAAGACGGCTAGAGCGGATAAAGGGATCCCGTTAGAACACCATAAGCAACAACTCAGGATCTATTTGTGGTTGTTTGACGCGTTAGAGGGAATACTAGTCTATGTAACCCCTGATAGAGTTACTGAGTACCTAGTTGCAGATAGGGTAGACGATATAGAAGTTATCAGGCTAGTTGAGGAAACTATAAAGGCTGTTAAGACCCCCCGGTATAGCTGGGAATGTAGCTACTGCATTTTTAATGTAATGTGCCCTTCTAAAAGGGGCAAATAA
- a CDS encoding 4Fe-4S dicluster domain-containing protein — MNEELLLSQLSLTRRSSSLPKLIKVNSTTDLSKLRGMARYEFSRGIDGNEILDLTSLRGVEDLGDKIKVLSGTPWRDVIKYNPETYGNLDFSVGGSVFFGDAGFGFNEFGLIKDRVEVEGYLNGIKYTGKYNGGIIYAVYIKKESKQLAYKGYTSDDIDAVLYKLKNWFTLGFPAFRDITINIQGGLAKLIVSYPSIREQLLLMYVSDLQKVDPIYEDLTPRHKYQYFGTTDLNGLFQIKENIKRSERTILRFRGTRVYFTIYSNTPLKFAENTPLTAYSDSDGQNDLNGCVLCGRCVDVCPYGEMMGSPVYTPLGLYVLQPLGFAEGLVNCHMCGKCVEVCPSKLDILTDLRKYARYDKIDFALPEIRELPASSVIVLTPISKGLEDRAIRALLYLHSKGKKVGIIRLDINVIDLLLDRADWTAVAKKLENVNEIITITPEEYHYLQALKRLKILDINFVEELVLPDTEIEGKELHIPCMIGIRTENDELNKCSLAFLQSISNKSVESKVSAKYTLCPITAKKLNIKTPLDTIFPTLNLQALENTISKLHQGEEDTELVVDDAKWYEGIAEELFIKVNERTLSAQLNRFTKEEMLLLYFYMDKFESLSDKDKEIITKEITKLFSS; from the coding sequence ATGAACGAAGAGTTATTACTATCACAATTATCTCTTACAAGAAGAAGTTCTTCTTTACCTAAGCTAATTAAAGTAAATTCAACCACTGATTTATCTAAATTAAGAGGTATGGCAAGGTATGAATTTTCTAGGGGGATTGACGGAAACGAGATATTGGATTTAACAAGCCTAAGAGGAGTTGAAGACTTAGGCGATAAAATAAAAGTCTTGTCGGGGACACCGTGGAGAGATGTAATTAAATACAATCCTGAGACTTACGGTAATTTAGACTTTTCAGTGGGGGGTAGTGTATTTTTCGGTGATGCAGGGTTTGGGTTCAATGAGTTCGGGCTGATTAAAGACAGAGTAGAGGTTGAGGGATACCTTAACGGAATTAAATACACCGGAAAATATAATGGAGGGATAATATACGCTGTATATATCAAAAAGGAGTCAAAACAATTGGCATATAAGGGTTATACATCAGACGACATAGATGCCGTATTATATAAACTAAAGAACTGGTTTACTTTGGGTTTTCCAGCGTTTAGAGATATTACAATTAATATTCAAGGGGGATTAGCTAAGCTGATAGTTTCTTATCCATCGATTAGGGAACAGCTGTTATTAATGTATGTGTCTGACCTCCAGAAGGTAGACCCGATATATGAGGACTTGACACCTAGGCACAAGTATCAGTACTTTGGGACTACAGACTTGAACGGGCTATTTCAGATAAAAGAGAACATAAAGAGAAGTGAGAGGACAATATTACGTTTCAGGGGGACTAGAGTATACTTCACGATCTATTCTAATACACCTTTAAAATTTGCCGAAAATACGCCCTTAACTGCGTATTCAGATTCAGACGGACAGAATGACTTAAACGGCTGCGTTCTTTGCGGTCGGTGTGTTGACGTATGTCCTTATGGTGAAATGATGGGTTCACCCGTATATACTCCCTTAGGACTATATGTCCTACAGCCCTTAGGATTTGCAGAGGGACTTGTGAATTGCCATATGTGTGGTAAATGCGTTGAGGTATGTCCCTCTAAACTTGATATACTTACTGACTTACGTAAGTATGCTAGATATGATAAGATAGACTTTGCACTCCCTGAAATAAGAGAGTTACCAGCTAGTTCAGTAATCGTTTTAACTCCTATAAGTAAAGGTCTTGAAGACAGGGCAATAAGGGCACTCCTTTATCTCCACTCAAAAGGTAAGAAAGTGGGTATAATTAGGCTGGACATTAATGTGATTGATTTACTGTTGGACAGAGCTGATTGGACGGCAGTTGCCAAGAAGTTAGAAAACGTAAACGAAATTATTACAATTACCCCTGAGGAATACCACTACCTGCAAGCGTTGAAAAGGCTCAAAATACTTGATATAAATTTTGTAGAGGAATTAGTGCTTCCAGATACAGAAATAGAAGGCAAAGAGCTTCACATACCTTGTATGATTGGTATTAGAACTGAAAATGACGAGTTAAATAAGTGTAGCCTAGCTTTCTTACAGTCTATCTCCAATAAAAGTGTAGAGAGTAAGGTATCTGCAAAATATACATTATGTCCTATTACCGCGAAGAAGTTAAATATTAAAACGCCTTTAGATACAATCTTTCCTACACTAAACCTTCAAGCACTTGAAAATACTATATCAAAGTTACATCAAGGAGAGGAAGACACTGAGCTAGTAGTTGATGATGCAAAATGGTATGAAGGGATAGCGGAAGAGCTTTTTATAAAGGTTAATGAGAGGACTCTCTCTGCTCAACTAAACCGCTTTACTAAAGAAGAAATGTTATTACTATACTTTTATATGGATAAATTTGAGAGCCTAAGTGATAAAGATAAAGAAATAATTACAAAGGAAATAACTAAACTTTTTAGCTCCTAA